One Streptomyces coeruleorubidus DNA segment encodes these proteins:
- a CDS encoding acyl-CoA dehydrogenase, which translates to MDLSDTPEEEEFRARLREWLAKTLPGLPPKPSPDDWPGRRAYDLGWQRRLYDAGYADVHWDASPATRLIFLEETEKAGAPYVGANFVGLLHAGPTIAAEGTEEQRERWLPPILRGEEVWCQGFSEPDAGSDLAALRTRAWRDGDDYVVTGSKIWTSHAEVADWCELLVRTDPEAPRHRGITWLAMPMDAPGITVRPLRTLAGSAEFAEVFLDEVRVPAVNRVGDENDGWRVTLVTLSFERGTAFAGEVVACRRVLGELAVEARENGRWDDPALRRRLGRLNAEFRALWRLTQWNVSAAQASGSVPGAAGSVFKLRYSHARQELYDAAAEVLGADCLDLDRPWTLDRLSSLSYTIAAGTSQIQHSIIAERILGLPKGR; encoded by the coding sequence ATGGACCTCTCGGACACGCCCGAGGAGGAGGAGTTCCGGGCCCGGCTGCGGGAGTGGCTCGCGAAGACGCTCCCCGGCCTCCCGCCCAAGCCGTCCCCCGACGACTGGCCCGGGCGGCGGGCGTACGACCTCGGCTGGCAGCGCAGGCTCTACGACGCCGGATACGCCGACGTCCACTGGGACGCCTCCCCGGCCACCCGGCTGATCTTCCTGGAGGAGACGGAGAAGGCGGGCGCGCCCTATGTGGGGGCCAACTTCGTGGGGCTGCTGCACGCCGGGCCGACGATCGCCGCCGAGGGGACCGAGGAACAGCGGGAGCGCTGGCTGCCGCCGATCCTGCGCGGCGAGGAGGTCTGGTGCCAGGGCTTCAGCGAACCGGACGCCGGCTCCGACCTCGCGGCCCTGCGCACGCGCGCGTGGCGCGACGGCGACGACTACGTGGTGACCGGCTCCAAGATCTGGACCTCCCACGCGGAAGTCGCCGACTGGTGCGAGCTGTTGGTCCGCACCGACCCCGAGGCGCCCAGGCACCGGGGCATCACCTGGCTGGCCATGCCCATGGACGCGCCCGGCATCACCGTACGGCCGCTGCGCACGCTCGCCGGTTCGGCCGAGTTCGCCGAGGTCTTCCTCGACGAGGTGCGGGTGCCGGCGGTGAACCGGGTCGGGGACGAGAACGACGGCTGGCGCGTGACCCTGGTGACGCTGTCCTTCGAACGCGGCACGGCCTTCGCCGGCGAGGTCGTCGCCTGCCGCCGTGTCCTGGGCGAACTGGCGGTCGAGGCCCGCGAGAACGGCCGCTGGGACGACCCGGCGCTGCGTCGCCGGCTGGGCAGGCTCAACGCCGAGTTCCGGGCGCTGTGGCGGCTGACGCAGTGGAACGTGAGCGCGGCTCAGGCGTCGGGCTCAGTGCCCGGCGCCGCGGGCTCGGTCTTCAAGCTGCGGTACTCGCACGCCCGCCAGGAGCTCTACGACGCCGCCGCCGAGGTGCTGGGCGCCGACTGCCTGGACCTGGACCGCCCCTGGACGCTCGACCGCCTCTCCTCCCTGTCGTACACCATCGCGGCCGGCACCTCGCAGATCCAGCACAGCATCATCGCCGAGCGGATCCTCGGCCTGCCGAAGGGACGGTGA
- a CDS encoding amidohydrolase family protein, with translation MATELPRIISVDDHVIEPAHLFDTWLPARYRDRGPKPLTAGIGELAYVGGKYRITMDPDGPPTDWWIYEDLMFPYKRNIAAVGFDRDQMTLEGITRQEMRPGCWDPKERLKDMDLNHVEASLCFPSFPRFCGQTFAEAHDKEVALACVRAYNDWMVQEWCGDSGGRLIPLCLIPLWDVELAVAEIRRNAARGVKAVTFSEIPTHLGLPSIHSGYWDPFFAVCQETGTVVNMHIGSSSQMPAASPDAPPAVQASLSFNNAMASMMDFLFSGVLVRFPRLKLAYSEGQMGWVPYALERADDVWEEHRAWGGVRDTIPEPPSTYYYRQIFCCFFRDKHGVASLDAVGRDNATFETDYPHVDSTFPHTKEVALDHVQGLDDETVYKLMRGNAIRMLDLDLDR, from the coding sequence ATGGCGACCGAACTGCCCCGCATCATCAGCGTCGACGACCACGTGATCGAGCCCGCCCACCTCTTCGACACCTGGCTGCCGGCCAGGTACCGCGACCGCGGCCCCAAGCCGCTGACCGCCGGGATCGGTGAACTCGCCTACGTCGGCGGCAAGTACCGCATCACGATGGACCCGGACGGCCCGCCCACCGACTGGTGGATCTACGAGGACCTGATGTTCCCGTACAAGCGCAACATCGCCGCCGTCGGCTTCGACCGCGACCAGATGACCCTGGAGGGCATCACCCGCCAGGAGATGCGGCCCGGCTGCTGGGACCCGAAGGAGCGCCTGAAGGACATGGACCTCAACCATGTCGAGGCCAGCCTCTGCTTCCCGAGCTTCCCGCGGTTCTGCGGCCAGACCTTCGCCGAGGCGCACGACAAGGAGGTCGCCCTGGCCTGCGTGCGCGCCTACAACGACTGGATGGTTCAGGAGTGGTGCGGGGACAGCGGCGGGCGGCTCATCCCGCTGTGCCTGATCCCGCTGTGGGACGTCGAGCTGGCGGTCGCCGAGATCCGGCGCAACGCCGCGCGCGGCGTGAAGGCGGTGACCTTCTCCGAGATCCCCACCCACCTCGGGCTGCCCTCCATCCACTCCGGCTACTGGGACCCGTTCTTCGCGGTCTGCCAGGAGACCGGGACGGTCGTCAACATGCACATCGGGTCCTCGTCCCAGATGCCGGCCGCCTCCCCGGACGCCCCGCCCGCCGTCCAGGCCTCGCTCAGCTTCAACAACGCGATGGCCTCGATGATGGACTTCCTCTTCAGCGGGGTGCTGGTGAGGTTCCCGCGCCTCAAACTCGCCTACAGCGAGGGGCAGATGGGCTGGGTCCCCTACGCCCTGGAGCGCGCCGACGACGTCTGGGAGGAGCACCGCGCCTGGGGCGGCGTCCGCGACACGATCCCCGAGCCGCCGTCGACGTACTACTACCGGCAGATCTTCTGCTGCTTCTTCCGCGACAAGCACGGAGTGGCGTCGCTCGATGCCGTCGGCCGCGACAACGCCACCTTCGAGACGGACTACCCGCACGTCGACTCGACCTTCCCGCACACCAAGGAGGTCGCCCTCGACCATGTGCAGGGCCTCGACGACGAGACGGTCTACAAGCTGATGCGCGGCAACGCCATCCGGATGCTGGACCTGGACCTCGACCGCTGA
- a CDS encoding class I adenylate-forming enzyme family protein: protein MNETPHALSSSRTLWELATRRAALTPDRPLFLQDDRPGGRTLTFGALHARAERVAAGLYGMGVRPGTVVAWQLPTRIETALLSFALARLGAVQTPVIPFYRDREVGFALRESKAEFFAVPGEWRGFDHTEMARRLGARGVFQACDDLPDGDPSVLPPPPRDGTAVRWIYWTSGTTSAPKGVLHTDRSLIAGGSCLAHALRPSADDVGSIAFPYAHIGGPDYTVMLLLYGFPAVLFEQFALPDALEAYRRHGVTMAGGSTAFYSMFLAEQRKQPGIPIIPSLRLLAGGGAPKPPELYYAVINEMGVQLTHGYGMTEVPMITMGAPDDTPELLATTEGRPPEGMEIRIVDGEVRLRGEAVCRGYLDPGQTAEAFDEDGFLRTGDLGQLTDTGHLVLTGRLKDVIIRKGENISAQEIEDLLHRHPAVGDVAVIGLPDATRGELVCAVVEQPPGAEALTLATTTAFLRTEGLSVHKLPERLEVVDALPRGETLRKVLKYKLRERYSGT, encoded by the coding sequence GTGAACGAGACCCCGCACGCCCTGAGTTCGTCCCGCACGCTGTGGGAGCTGGCCACCCGGCGCGCCGCCCTCACCCCCGACCGCCCGCTCTTCCTCCAGGACGACCGGCCCGGGGGGCGCACGCTCACCTTCGGCGCCCTGCACGCACGCGCCGAGCGGGTCGCGGCCGGCCTGTACGGCATGGGCGTACGCCCCGGCACGGTGGTCGCCTGGCAGCTGCCCACCCGCATCGAGACGGCCCTGCTCTCCTTCGCGCTGGCCCGCCTCGGCGCCGTGCAGACCCCGGTGATCCCCTTCTACCGGGACCGCGAGGTCGGCTTCGCACTGCGGGAGTCGAAGGCGGAGTTCTTCGCGGTGCCGGGCGAGTGGCGCGGCTTCGACCACACGGAGATGGCCCGGCGGCTGGGCGCGAGGGGCGTCTTCCAGGCCTGCGACGACCTGCCCGACGGCGATCCGTCCGTACTGCCTCCCCCGCCCCGCGACGGCACCGCGGTCCGCTGGATCTACTGGACGTCCGGCACGACCTCCGCCCCCAAGGGCGTGCTGCACACGGACCGTTCCCTGATCGCGGGCGGCTCCTGCCTCGCCCACGCCCTGCGGCCCTCGGCGGACGACGTGGGGTCGATCGCGTTCCCCTACGCCCACATAGGCGGGCCCGACTACACGGTGATGCTGCTGCTGTACGGCTTCCCGGCAGTGCTGTTCGAGCAGTTCGCGCTGCCGGACGCGCTGGAGGCCTACCGGCGGCACGGGGTGACGATGGCGGGCGGGTCGACGGCGTTCTACTCGATGTTCCTGGCGGAGCAGCGGAAGCAACCGGGGATTCCGATCATCCCCTCACTGCGGCTGCTGGCGGGCGGCGGGGCGCCCAAGCCGCCGGAGCTCTATTACGCCGTGATCAACGAGATGGGCGTGCAGCTCACGCACGGCTACGGCATGACCGAGGTGCCGATGATCACCATGGGGGCGCCGGACGACACCCCCGAGCTGCTGGCGACGACCGAGGGGCGGCCGCCGGAGGGGATGGAGATACGGATCGTGGACGGGGAGGTGCGGTTGCGCGGGGAGGCCGTGTGCCGGGGATATCTGGACCCGGGACAGACCGCCGAGGCCTTCGACGAGGACGGGTTCCTGCGCACCGGCGACCTCGGGCAACTCACGGACACCGGGCACCTGGTCCTCACCGGCCGGCTGAAGGACGTGATCATCCGCAAGGGCGAGAACATCTCGGCGCAGGAGATCGAGGACCTGCTGCACCGGCATCCGGCGGTCGGGGACGTGGCAGTGATCGGGCTGCCGGACGCGACGCGCGGGGAACTGGTGTGCGCGGTGGTGGAACAGCCGCCGGGAGCCGAGGCCTTGACGCTCGCGACCACGACCGCCTTCCTGCGCACCGAGGGACTCTCCGTGCACAAGCTGCCGGAGCGGCTGGAGGTGGTGGACGCCCTTCCGCGGGGCGAGACCCTGCGGAAGGTGCTGAAGTACAAGCTGCGCGAGCGCTATTCGGGCACGTGA
- a CDS encoding EF-hand domain-containing protein — MVSSEYERRIAARFATFDQDGNGYIDREDFYGAAKALLAEFGVAARSDKGQALYGGAEGFWQGMAGIADRDGDQRITREEFVGGAVKRLRDNPDRFAEIARPFLHASLDVVDTDGDGAATVEEAARVLKCLGVPEDVAGAAAATLDADGDGKVGEAEVVSAFARYFTVPE; from the coding sequence ATGGTCAGCAGCGAGTACGAGCGCAGGATCGCCGCCCGGTTCGCCACCTTCGACCAGGACGGCAACGGCTACATCGACCGCGAGGACTTCTACGGCGCGGCCAAGGCGCTGCTCGCGGAGTTCGGCGTAGCGGCCCGGTCCGACAAGGGACAGGCGCTGTACGGCGGCGCCGAGGGCTTCTGGCAGGGCATGGCCGGGATAGCGGACCGCGACGGCGACCAGCGCATCACGCGCGAGGAGTTCGTGGGCGGCGCGGTCAAGCGCCTGCGCGACAACCCCGACCGCTTCGCCGAGATCGCCCGTCCCTTCCTGCACGCGTCCCTGGACGTCGTCGACACCGACGGCGACGGCGCGGCGACGGTAGAGGAGGCCGCCCGCGTCCTGAAGTGCCTCGGCGTCCCCGAGGACGTCGCAGGCGCGGCCGCCGCCACGCTCGACGCGGACGGTGACGGCAAGGTCGGCGAGGCCGAGGTCGTGTCCGCCTTCGCCCGCTACTTCACCGTGCCCGAATAG
- a CDS encoding STAS domain-containing protein, with protein sequence MVVTFKVTGGEQGVWAVLQVSGELDLVTSPVLRQRVHDAVAEGHHCLVLDLSEVFFCDSSGVGVLIAARRLIRSCQGRLRLVLPARGAADGSHVNRVLGALGVRRLFDVYGDVDAALGDEGEPLSA encoded by the coding sequence GTGGTGGTGACCTTCAAAGTGACCGGCGGCGAGCAGGGCGTATGGGCCGTGCTCCAGGTGTCGGGCGAGCTGGATCTGGTGACGTCGCCGGTGCTGCGGCAGCGTGTGCACGACGCGGTGGCCGAGGGGCACCACTGTCTCGTCCTCGACCTGTCCGAGGTGTTCTTCTGCGATTCCAGCGGCGTCGGCGTACTCATCGCCGCCCGCCGTCTGATCCGCTCCTGCCAGGGCCGGCTGCGGCTCGTGCTGCCCGCCCGGGGCGCGGCCGACGGATCCCACGTCAACCGGGTCCTCGGTGCGCTGGGCGTACGCAGGCTGTTCGACGTGTACGGCGACGTGGACGCGGCCCTGGGTGACGAGGGCGAACCCCTGTCCGCGTGA
- a CDS encoding sigma-70 family RNA polymerase sigma factor, with protein sequence MAKRDVSPRWDHKMQQRLARGEAAALGELYDRFASLVHGLAHRVLGDERAADGITREVFIHVWEHPDTYDPKQGPLRTWVAALTRRLAVQRLRATETAALAREGSGTTEELEHKVRRASVAARADYIVQSMPVPLRSALERAYFQRRDYRQTATDLGITEDEARRRLRLGLQLLSTAHDCEAPGAPPGYGGAV encoded by the coding sequence ATGGCGAAAAGGGACGTATCGCCTCGCTGGGACCACAAGATGCAGCAGCGGCTCGCCCGCGGGGAGGCCGCCGCCCTCGGTGAGCTCTACGACCGGTTCGCCTCCCTCGTGCACGGCCTCGCCCACCGCGTCCTCGGCGACGAGCGCGCCGCCGACGGCATCACACGCGAGGTCTTCATCCACGTCTGGGAGCATCCGGACACCTACGACCCGAAACAGGGCCCTCTGCGCACCTGGGTCGCCGCGCTGACGCGCCGCCTGGCCGTCCAGCGCCTGCGCGCCACCGAGACCGCCGCCCTCGCCCGCGAGGGCTCCGGCACCACGGAGGAACTGGAGCACAAGGTGCGCCGGGCCTCGGTCGCCGCCCGCGCCGACTACATCGTCCAGTCCATGCCGGTCCCGCTGCGCTCGGCCCTGGAGCGGGCCTACTTCCAGCGCCGCGACTACCGCCAGACCGCCACCGACCTCGGCATCACCGAGGACGAGGCCCGCCGCCGCCTCCGCCTGGGCCTGCAACTCCTGTCCACCGCCCACGACTGCGAGGCCCCCGGCGCACCACCCGGATACGGGGGTGCGGTGTGA
- a CDS encoding zf-HC2 domain-containing protein: protein MNGPDRFEAYDGAGDDGHEEKDNTQSESGIQDERGESAHNAVAPGSPSGPDGTSRPDGPGGFERGDGQGPGRPPRIPMPRASVEDSGLPLPALEEPGDAAPPPPVRPVFEHPVLKALLGAWALAACSAEEATAVEEHLGECGACADEARRLREAVGLLQRPDSLDLDPGLRTRVLESCLERRPPRIPVPDWAAAYDAETARLDALLQDFGDAEWHAPVRLRWFRADEATSRRTTVAGVIAHLLSVDGLVAVTLGLDDPLGDVTSRHPTPAARTEAYWSASHFPPTRAVRAPWREQSHSLVRTVSFTGSGVGGMPVSYGDFELPLHDAMLDRAFECWVHAEDIADAVDYPYDPPSPRHLHRMIDLAARMLPNALAERRRGGQAAPAHHRHLVTAGEPGRSLRLEIEGSGGGEWLIPLDSPAAKGSAEHEVAHVALDGVEFCRLAAGHVPPQEAAAGQVGDREAIRDVLFAAASLSRM from the coding sequence GTGAACGGGCCGGACCGGTTCGAGGCGTACGACGGCGCGGGCGATGACGGACACGAGGAGAAGGACAACACCCAGAGCGAAAGCGGCATTCAAGATGAAAGGGGCGAAAGCGCTCACAACGCGGTTGCCCCTGGCTCCCCTTCGGGACCGGACGGAACGAGCCGACCGGACGGGCCCGGCGGGTTCGAGCGCGGCGACGGGCAGGGGCCCGGGCGCCCGCCGCGGATCCCCATGCCCCGGGCCTCCGTCGAGGACAGCGGGCTGCCGTTGCCCGCGCTGGAGGAACCGGGTGACGCGGCACCGCCCCCGCCCGTACGGCCCGTGTTCGAGCACCCCGTGCTGAAGGCCCTGCTCGGCGCCTGGGCGCTGGCCGCGTGCTCGGCGGAGGAGGCCACGGCCGTCGAGGAGCACCTCGGCGAGTGCGGCGCGTGTGCCGACGAGGCGCGGCGGCTGCGCGAGGCGGTCGGGCTGCTGCAACGCCCCGACAGCCTCGACCTGGACCCGGGCCTGCGCACGCGGGTCCTGGAGTCCTGCCTGGAGCGCCGCCCGCCGCGCATCCCGGTGCCGGACTGGGCCGCCGCGTACGACGCCGAGACCGCGCGCCTGGACGCCCTGCTCCAGGACTTCGGCGACGCCGAGTGGCACGCGCCGGTACGGCTGCGCTGGTTCCGGGCCGACGAGGCCACGAGCCGCCGTACCACCGTGGCCGGCGTCATCGCGCATCTGCTCAGCGTGGACGGGCTGGTGGCGGTCACGCTCGGCCTCGACGACCCGCTGGGCGACGTCACGTCCCGGCACCCGACCCCGGCGGCCCGCACCGAGGCCTACTGGAGTGCCTCCCACTTCCCGCCCACCCGTGCCGTGCGGGCGCCCTGGCGGGAGCAGAGCCACAGCCTCGTCCGGACCGTGTCCTTCACGGGCAGCGGCGTCGGCGGGATGCCGGTGTCGTACGGCGACTTCGAGCTGCCCCTGCACGACGCGATGCTCGACCGGGCCTTCGAGTGCTGGGTGCACGCGGAGGACATCGCGGACGCGGTCGACTACCCGTACGACCCGCCCTCGCCGCGCCATCTGCACCGCATGATCGACCTGGCCGCCCGCATGCTGCCGAACGCCCTGGCCGAACGCCGCCGAGGCGGCCAGGCCGCACCCGCCCACCACCGTCACCTCGTGACAGCGGGCGAACCGGGCCGCAGCCTCCGCCTGGAGATCGAGGGCTCGGGCGGCGGCGAGTGGCTGATCCCCCTCGACTCCCCGGCCGCGAAGGGCTCCGCCGAACACGAGGTGGCCCACGTGGCCCTGGACGGCGTCGAGTTCTGCCGCCTGGCGGCGGGCCACGTGCCCCCGCAGGAGGCGGCAGCGGGCCAGGTGGGAGACAGAGAGGCGATCAGGGATGTCCTGTTCGCGGCCGCATCGCTGAGCAGGATGTAG
- the purU gene encoding formyltetrahydrofolate deformylase, with amino-acid sequence MNEQSTRAEVPADQYVLTLSCPDRKGIVHAVSSYLFMTGCNIEDSQQFGDHDTGLFFMRVHFSADAPVTLDKLRASFAAIGDSFQMDWQINRADEKMRILLMVSKFGHCLNDLLFRARTGALPVEIAGVVSNHTDFAELVGSYNIPFHHIPVTKDTKPQAEARLLDIVREEGVELVVLARYMQVLSDDLCKALSGRIINIHHSFLPSFKGAKPYHQAHARGVKLIGATAHYVTADLDEGPIIEQEVERVGHDVTPEGLVAIGRDVECQALARAVKWHAERRILLNGRRTVIFA; translated from the coding sequence ATGAACGAGCAGTCCACCCGCGCCGAGGTCCCGGCCGACCAGTACGTCCTCACCCTCTCCTGCCCGGACAGGAAGGGCATCGTGCACGCCGTGTCGAGCTATCTGTTCATGACCGGCTGCAACATCGAGGACAGCCAGCAGTTCGGCGACCACGACACCGGACTGTTCTTCATGCGCGTCCACTTCTCGGCGGACGCGCCGGTGACCCTGGACAAGCTGCGGGCCAGCTTCGCGGCGATCGGTGACTCCTTCCAGATGGACTGGCAGATCAACCGGGCCGACGAGAAGATGCGCATCCTGCTGATGGTCAGCAAGTTCGGGCACTGCCTGAACGACCTGCTGTTCCGGGCGCGGACCGGGGCGCTGCCGGTGGAGATCGCGGGCGTGGTGTCCAACCACACAGACTTTGCGGAGCTGGTGGGCTCGTACAACATCCCCTTCCACCACATTCCGGTGACGAAGGACACGAAGCCACAGGCGGAGGCCCGGCTGCTCGACATCGTGCGTGAGGAGGGTGTCGAGCTGGTCGTTCTGGCGCGGTACATGCAGGTGCTCTCGGACGACCTGTGCAAGGCGCTTTCCGGGCGGATCATCAATATCCACCACTCGTTCCTGCCGAGCTTCAAGGGGGCGAAGCCGTATCACCAGGCTCACGCCCGGGGTGTGAAGCTGATCGGGGCGACTGCTCACTATGTGACGGCCGATCTTGACGAGGGGCCGATCATCGAGCAGGAGGTCGAGCGGGTCGGGCACGACGTGACGCCGGAGGGGCTGGTCGCGATCGGGCGTGACGTGGAGTGTCAGGCGTTGGCCCGGGCTGTGAAGTGGCATGCCGAGCGGAGAATCCTGCTCAACGGGCGGCGGACTGTGATTTTCGCCTAG
- a CDS encoding SCO4402 family protein has product MTVQASENSSRRGRRSSTMGGMPVNDMPWWRWRSNVRSALHMLSDPVFQRDVWLAGVDGYGDVTDAVYRLVEDTWLDHWSAEKYVGTIFRDSQEAALVDTAVLRVLRIMHQVGPDAPVATYLEHQAWPEAVRAARDAHVRLATSDGEEPDTPPRSLDVLRIMTRSA; this is encoded by the coding sequence ATGACCGTGCAAGCTTCGGAGAACTCTTCCCGTCGTGGCCGTCGCTCATCCACCATGGGCGGCATGCCTGTCAATGACATGCCGTGGTGGCGCTGGCGCAGCAACGTGCGCTCGGCGCTGCACATGCTCTCCGATCCCGTGTTCCAGCGGGACGTCTGGCTGGCCGGCGTGGACGGCTACGGCGACGTGACCGACGCGGTGTACCGGCTGGTCGAGGACACCTGGCTGGACCACTGGTCCGCCGAGAAGTACGTCGGCACGATCTTCCGCGACTCGCAGGAGGCGGCCCTCGTCGACACCGCCGTGCTGCGGGTGCTGCGGATCATGCACCAGGTCGGGCCGGACGCTCCGGTCGCGACGTACCTCGAACACCAGGCCTGGCCCGAGGCGGTGCGGGCGGCCCGGGACGCGCATGTGCGGCTCGCCACGAGCGACGGCGAGGAGCCGGACACGCCGCCGCGCAGCCTGGACGTGCTGCGGATCATGACCAGGTCCGCGTAA
- a CDS encoding ABC transporter substrate-binding protein produces MTGRRRKRSTFLPGLLTRHARNGVLSAGTAVACAALLAGCGVVPGTTGDAGGDPITVMTWAPQDTKATNKPGMPAFARAYARWVNSHGGINGRKLNVLTCNDHNDSVAAAKCARRAAKENVVAVVGSYSQYADSFFPSLEGAGIPYIGGYGITNAEFTSPLSYPVNGGQPALLAGLGSALADACGPVALIRPDTIAGDQLPPLLDSGLKAGGHRPARDQRAAEDATEYDGHADLALRTTTTDPGNEGCVVPALGDRNGTFMDSFRRAREDYPDVRTATVLGSVDQTVIDATGGASGPYEGSYITGWYPVASDPRWDAMKRVIKEEAFDDNRIDPADAGVQTTWIAYTVFREVVESLGNGEVTADTVTEALDDGLRLSTGGLTPTLHWQFQDKLASVGFPRLVNANVTLQVVREGRLVSARKGFVDTTKTLENADVNY; encoded by the coding sequence ATGACCGGCAGGCGACGCAAGCGCAGCACATTCCTCCCCGGCCTCCTCACCCGTCACGCCAGAAACGGCGTCCTCTCCGCGGGCACGGCGGTCGCGTGCGCGGCTCTCCTCGCCGGCTGCGGGGTCGTCCCCGGCACCACGGGGGATGCCGGGGGCGACCCGATCACCGTCATGACCTGGGCGCCGCAGGACACCAAGGCCACCAACAAGCCCGGCATGCCCGCCTTCGCCCGCGCCTACGCCCGGTGGGTCAACTCCCACGGCGGGATCAACGGCCGCAAGCTCAACGTGCTGACCTGCAACGACCACAACGACAGTGTGGCCGCCGCCAAGTGCGCCCGGCGGGCCGCCAAGGAGAACGTCGTCGCGGTCGTAGGATCCTACAGCCAGTACGCCGACTCCTTCTTCCCCTCCCTGGAGGGCGCGGGCATCCCGTACATAGGCGGCTACGGCATCACCAACGCCGAGTTCACCAGTCCCCTGTCCTACCCCGTCAACGGCGGCCAGCCCGCGCTGCTCGCCGGTCTCGGCAGCGCGCTCGCCGACGCCTGCGGGCCGGTCGCGCTGATCCGGCCCGACACCATCGCGGGCGACCAGCTGCCCCCGCTGCTCGACTCCGGCCTGAAGGCGGGCGGGCACAGGCCCGCGAGGGACCAGCGGGCGGCGGAGGACGCCACCGAGTACGACGGCCACGCCGATCTGGCGCTGCGGACGACGACCACGGACCCGGGGAACGAGGGCTGTGTGGTGCCCGCGCTCGGGGACCGCAACGGCACCTTCATGGACTCCTTCCGGCGGGCCCGCGAGGACTACCCCGACGTACGGACGGCCACCGTGCTCGGCAGCGTCGACCAGACGGTGATCGACGCGACCGGCGGGGCGTCCGGGCCGTACGAGGGCTCGTACATCACCGGCTGGTACCCGGTGGCGAGCGATCCCCGCTGGGACGCGATGAAGCGGGTGATCAAGGAGGAGGCCTTCGACGACAACCGCATCGACCCCGCGGACGCCGGAGTGCAGACCACGTGGATCGCCTACACCGTGTTCCGCGAGGTCGTCGAGTCGCTCGGCAACGGGGAGGTGACCGCCGACACGGTCACGGAGGCCCTCGACGACGGCCTCAGGCTCAGCACGGGCGGGCTCACGCCGACGCTTCACTGGCAGTTCCAGGACAAGCTCGCCTCCGTCGGCTTCCCCCGCCTGGTCAACGCGAACGTGACCCTTCAGGTGGTGCGGGAGGGACGGCTGGTGTCGGCGCGGAAGGGCTTCGTCGACACGACGAAGACGCTGGAGAACGCCGACGTGAACTACTGA